The region AGTTGCCAATTTATTAGTTTTTTATAATTACTTTTATTTTTTCTGGAGGGGATTCTGACGGCTGCAAACCTCTTGCTTTTGCCTTTTCCCTGATACTAGATTCCATTTTCATTCGCATTAAAATAGTGCCTGTATCTACATATTCTGCTCTTAATTCTCTTTTCCTTTTATTCAGTTCAGATATTTTAAATACTTTTTTTTCCGCACTGTGCCCGCTAGAAATCATAATCAACAAAAGCACCACAACAAAAATGATAATTCGCCAATTTTTAAAAGCAGATTCATCTGTAAGAAAACTACCTCTTAAAACATCATAAATACCTTTTTTAACTTTTGTCATGTTTGGGCTTAAAATTTAATACGTTTATGAAAATCGCACTTTCGAACATCTTTTCTTAGCTCATGTTTCTTTTGATATGCTTTTTTTTAACTTTAAATAGCAAACCTTAAACCTTAAGAGTTGCTATTCTCAATTTTGCACTTCTGGCTCTATTATTTATTTTAATTTCTTCGGGTTTCGGAATGATTAATTTCCCGACTCTTTTTAAAGGTTCATTAGATCTGCCAAAAACATCCTTTTCTGGCTCACCTTTAAATAAACCTGTGTGAATAAATCTTTTTACCAATCTATCTTCTAAAGAGTGATACGAAATGACACTCAACCTACCTTCAGGATTCAATAAATTCGGTACTTGTAGCAAAAACTCTTTTAAAACTTCTAATTCCTCATTGACTTCAATTCTTATGGCCTGAAAAATTTGCGCTAATATTTTATGTTCTAGCGCATTTGGCAAATACTTTTTTAAAACCCCTTTTAATTGAAAACTAGTTTCAATCTTTTGAACTTCCCTTTCTTGAACAATCGTTTTTGCAATATTCCTAGAATTTCTTATTTCCCCATACATAAATAAGATGTCCGCTAATTTTTCTTCCGTATAGGTGTTGATAATTTCTTTCGCCGAAATTTTAGATTTTTGATTCATTCTCATATCTAAATCTGCTTCAAAACGCGTTGAAAATCCTCTTTCTGCTTCATCAAATTGATGAGACGAAACGCCTAAATCTGCTAAAATTCCGTCTACTTTTTTAATCCTATGAAATCTTAAAAACCTTGAGATATATCTAAAATTCTCAGGAATCAGTACAAAACGCTCATCATCAATCTTATTTTCTAATGCGTCAGGATCCTGATCAAAGGCAAACAACTTTCCGTTTTTACCCAATCTTTTCAAAATTTCTTTTGAGTGGCCTCCTCCTCCAAAAGTAACATCTACATAAACACCATCTTCTTTGATAGCGAGTGCATCGATACTTTCTTTTAATAAAACTGCGTTATGATAACTCATCGAATTCTGTATTTCCCATTACTTCTTCAGCCAAATCTGCAAAATCGTTTGCAGCATCATCAATTGCTTTTTCATATTTCTCTTTATCCCAAATTTCAATAATACTTACAGAAGAAGACATCACTATTTGTTTCTGTATCCCTGCAAAACCGCACAAATCTTTTGGAATTAAAATTCTACCCGTAGCATCTAATTCTACTAATTTTACGCCTGCGGTAAACCTTCTTATAAAATCGTTATTTTTTTTATTAAATTTATTCAGCTTATTAATTTTACCCATCATCACATTCCATTCTTGCATGGGATATAATTCTAAACAAGGCTGAAAAACGGCTCTTTTTAATACAAAACCTTCTTGCAAAATTGGTTGCATTTGCTTTTTTAGAGCCGATGCAACCATCACTCTACCTTTAGCATCTGCCTTACATTCATATGTACCAATTAGGTTAATCATTAAAAAGCCATTATTAAATATCAAAAATATATAAAATATACCACTTTTTACCACTTATTACCACATTGTTAATAAAAACTTAAAATAACCATTGTTTAAAGGGATAAACTATTGTTAATAACCCTAAACAACTGATTATGAAATCGATTTATATGTAAGAAAAAAGAATTACATTTGCGATTGATAGAAATCAAATTAAAATGAATGACTGACAAGTTAAAAACTGAAGGTAATTTTACGTATGCAGAAGCTGGAGAAGGACCTACAATCATTGTTTTACATGGGTTAATGGGAGCTTTGAGTAATTTTGACGCTACTTTTAACCACTTTTCTAACAATGGTTATCAGGTATTAATTCCGGAATTACCATTATATACGCTGCCCCTGATAAAGACGAATGTTAAAAGTTTGGCGAGTTATTTAAAAGATTTTTTAGAATTCAAAAAAATAGATAGCGCTATTCTTTTAGGAAACTCATTAGGAGGGCACATCGCTTTGTATTTTACAAAACATTACCCAAAAAAAGTAAACACGCTTGTGATTACTGGAAGTTCTGGATTGTATGAAAAAGCGATGGGTGATAGTTTTCCGAAAAGAGGAAATTATGAATACATAGAAGAAAAAGCACAACAAGTGTTTTACGACCCCAAAATAGCCACCAAAGAATTGGTAGATGATGTATATGAGACGGTAAACAATAGAATGAAGGCTTTAAAAACCTTATCGATTGCAAAAAGTGCCATTAGACACAACATGAAAGACGACCTGCCTAAAATGAAACAACCTACCTGCATCATTTGGGGAAAACAAGATAGCGTTACACCTCCTGAAGTTGCCATAGATTTTCATAAGTTACTACCCGATTCAGATTTATTTTGGATTGATAAATGTGGCCATGCCGCCATGATGGAAAGACCAGAAGAATTTAACACGATTCTTCATGATTGGTTAAAATCTAGAAATATTTAAATCTTTTTTCTGTG is a window of Polaribacter litorisediminis DNA encoding:
- a CDS encoding FtsL-like putative cell division protein; amino-acid sequence: MTKVKKGIYDVLRGSFLTDESAFKNWRIIIFVVVLLLIMISSGHSAEKKVFKISELNKRKRELRAEYVDTGTILMRMKMESSIREKAKARGLQPSESPPEKIKVIIKN
- the rsmH gene encoding 16S rRNA (cytosine(1402)-N(4))-methyltransferase RsmH; the encoded protein is MSYHNAVLLKESIDALAIKEDGVYVDVTFGGGGHSKEILKRLGKNGKLFAFDQDPDALENKIDDERFVLIPENFRYISRFLRFHRIKKVDGILADLGVSSHQFDEAERGFSTRFEADLDMRMNQKSKISAKEIINTYTEEKLADILFMYGEIRNSRNIAKTIVQEREVQKIETSFQLKGVLKKYLPNALEHKILAQIFQAIRIEVNEELEVLKEFLLQVPNLLNPEGRLSVISYHSLEDRLVKRFIHTGLFKGEPEKDVFGRSNEPLKRVGKLIIPKPEEIKINNRARSAKLRIATLKV
- the mraZ gene encoding division/cell wall cluster transcriptional repressor MraZ, with the protein product MINLIGTYECKADAKGRVMVASALKKQMQPILQEGFVLKRAVFQPCLELYPMQEWNVMMGKINKLNKFNKKNNDFIRRFTAGVKLVELDATGRILIPKDLCGFAGIQKQIVMSSSVSIIEIWDKEKYEKAIDDAANDFADLAEEVMGNTEFDELS
- a CDS encoding alpha/beta fold hydrolase yields the protein MTDKLKTEGNFTYAEAGEGPTIIVLHGLMGALSNFDATFNHFSNNGYQVLIPELPLYTLPLIKTNVKSLASYLKDFLEFKKIDSAILLGNSLGGHIALYFTKHYPKKVNTLVITGSSGLYEKAMGDSFPKRGNYEYIEEKAQQVFYDPKIATKELVDDVYETVNNRMKALKTLSIAKSAIRHNMKDDLPKMKQPTCIIWGKQDSVTPPEVAIDFHKLLPDSDLFWIDKCGHAAMMERPEEFNTILHDWLKSRNI